From Solwaraspora sp. WMMD1047, the proteins below share one genomic window:
- a CDS encoding PAS domain-containing sensor histidine kinase has protein sequence MSTLRDLAEEHTRLRPVDIDHLHRVAGDWQLLSDLSFADLLLWVPVSGDESFVCVAQVRPTTAPTAYQDDQVGRIFGGPEVAHLTIAYHQGRIWREGDPVWYGDTPARHEAIPVRLRAAGGEPGEVIAVVGRDTNLSTARTPSQLELNYLTTADDLAQMVADGTFPPLRHPGETTSAPRVGDGLIRLDANGKVTYASPNAQSAYRRLGFAAHLVGEDLAALNGRLAADPLEGTEAANRVLAALRGEAPPRREIEARGAIVLTRALPLMPAGVPIGALVLVRDMTEVRRRDRALITKDATIREIHHRVKNNLQTVAALLRLQARRVGIPAARSALEESVRRVASIALVHETLSMSSDEAVEFDGIVDRVAVAAAEVSVADATIRMRRQGSFGVLPAEIATSLVMVLNELLLNAVEHGFPPVEEDDPATADGGAAENGRVAGSPEVVVTARRLRKQLQVVVADNGRGLPSEFDAESGGRLGLQIVRALATGELRGTIELRNRAEGGTEAVLSVPLERR, from the coding sequence GTGTCCACGCTGCGCGATCTCGCCGAGGAGCACACCCGGCTGCGTCCGGTCGACATCGACCACCTGCACCGGGTGGCCGGCGACTGGCAACTCCTCTCCGACCTCTCCTTCGCCGACCTGCTGCTCTGGGTGCCGGTCAGCGGCGACGAGTCGTTCGTCTGCGTGGCCCAGGTGCGGCCGACCACCGCGCCGACGGCGTACCAGGACGACCAGGTCGGCCGGATCTTCGGCGGGCCGGAGGTGGCGCACCTGACCATCGCGTACCACCAGGGCCGGATCTGGCGGGAGGGCGACCCGGTCTGGTATGGCGACACGCCGGCCCGGCACGAGGCGATCCCGGTCCGGTTGCGGGCCGCCGGCGGGGAGCCCGGCGAGGTGATCGCGGTGGTCGGCCGGGACACCAACCTCTCCACCGCGCGGACCCCGAGCCAGCTCGAACTCAACTATCTGACCACCGCCGACGACCTGGCCCAGATGGTCGCCGACGGCACCTTCCCGCCGCTGCGGCATCCCGGCGAGACCACCAGCGCGCCCCGGGTCGGCGACGGGCTGATCCGGCTGGACGCGAACGGCAAGGTCACCTATGCCAGCCCGAACGCGCAGTCGGCGTACCGCCGGCTCGGCTTCGCCGCGCACCTGGTCGGCGAGGACCTCGCCGCGCTCAACGGCCGGCTCGCCGCCGACCCGCTGGAGGGGACCGAGGCCGCCAACCGGGTGCTGGCCGCGCTGCGCGGTGAGGCGCCGCCGCGCCGGGAGATCGAGGCCCGCGGGGCGATCGTGCTGACCCGGGCGCTGCCGTTGATGCCGGCGGGGGTGCCGATCGGCGCGCTGGTGCTGGTCCGGGACATGACCGAGGTGCGCCGCCGGGACCGCGCGCTGATCACCAAGGACGCCACCATCCGGGAGATCCACCACCGGGTGAAGAACAACCTGCAGACGGTGGCCGCCCTGCTGCGGCTGCAGGCCCGTCGGGTCGGCATCCCGGCGGCCCGGTCGGCGCTGGAGGAGTCGGTCCGCCGGGTCGCCTCGATCGCGCTGGTCCACGAGACGCTCTCGATGTCCTCCGACGAGGCGGTCGAGTTCGACGGGATCGTGGACCGGGTGGCGGTGGCGGCGGCCGAGGTGTCGGTGGCCGACGCGACGATCCGGATGCGCCGGCAGGGCAGCTTCGGGGTGCTGCCGGCCGAGATCGCCACCTCGCTGGTGATGGTCCTCAACGAGCTGCTGCTCAACGCCGTCGAGCACGGCTTCCCGCCGGTGGAGGAGGACGACCCGGCGACCGCGGACGGTGGTGCCGCCGAGAACGGCCGGGTGGCCGGCTCGCCGGAGGTGGTGGTGACGGCCCGCCGGCTGCGCAAGCAGTTGCAGGTGGTGGTCGCCGACAACGGCCGGGGCCTGCCGTCGGAGTTCGACGCGGAGAGCGGCGGCCGGCTCGGCCTGCAGATCGTCCGGGCGCTCGCCACCGGCGAACTGCGCGGCACAATCGAGCTGCGCAACCGTGCCGAGGGCGGCACCGAGGCGGTGCTGTCGGTGCCGCTGGAGCGCCGCTGA